One genomic window of Actinoplanes lobatus includes the following:
- a CDS encoding cold-shock protein — MKWFNGDKGFGFISQDGGGPDMFAHFSAISASGFRSLDENQRVEFEITQGQKGPQAENIRAL, encoded by the coding sequence GTGAAATGGTTCAACGGCGACAAGGGCTTCGGGTTCATCAGCCAGGACGGCGGCGGCCCCGACATGTTCGCCCACTTCTCGGCGATCTCGGCGAGCGGCTTCCGTAGCCTCGACGAGAATCAGCGAGTGGAGTTCGAGATCACGCAGGGCCAGAAGGGCCCGCAGGCCGAGAACATTCGCGCTCTCTGA
- a CDS encoding glycosyltransferase yields MAIRFGFLSTHPPTRCGLATFNSALATHLGKAGFPGGVVRVAGHGDDPTAMSGVVHTWMATTPAGWRDSAEALNNFDVAVVQHEYGIYPGRDGGDVLSVLRRLTVPSLVVLHTVLTHPTPSQKSLLEQIVAAADAVVTITRAAHDRLLLGYAVDATKISVIPHGASDYTGPPSRRHPQPHLLTWGLLGPGKGIEWALRGLALLQNLKSAPVYTVAGRTHPKVAELHGEAYRAGLHRLGAALGIAQNVRYESAYLDEAALGELIRSADVVVLPYDSTEQVTSGVLVEAVAARIPVVATAFPHAVELLTDGPGLLVPHKNPAALATAIRRILTKPDLAATLRERNGHAEPALRWPAVARRYHELAATLVAADARPVTVASA; encoded by the coding sequence ATGGCCATCAGATTCGGATTTCTCAGCACTCACCCGCCTACCCGCTGCGGCCTGGCGACCTTCAACTCCGCGCTCGCCACCCACCTCGGCAAGGCCGGCTTTCCCGGCGGCGTCGTACGGGTCGCGGGGCATGGCGACGACCCCACCGCCATGTCCGGGGTGGTGCACACCTGGATGGCCACGACACCGGCCGGCTGGCGCGACAGTGCCGAGGCGTTGAACAACTTCGACGTCGCTGTCGTCCAGCACGAGTACGGCATCTACCCCGGCCGCGACGGCGGAGACGTCCTGTCCGTGCTTCGGCGGCTCACCGTGCCGAGCCTCGTCGTCCTGCACACCGTGCTGACGCATCCCACCCCGAGCCAGAAGTCACTGCTCGAGCAGATCGTCGCTGCCGCCGACGCGGTCGTGACCATCACCAGGGCCGCGCACGACCGGCTGCTGCTCGGCTACGCCGTGGACGCCACGAAGATCTCCGTGATTCCGCACGGCGCCTCCGACTACACCGGCCCGCCGAGCCGCCGACACCCGCAGCCGCACCTGCTCACCTGGGGCCTGCTGGGACCGGGCAAGGGCATCGAATGGGCGCTGCGCGGCCTGGCTCTGCTGCAGAACCTCAAGTCCGCGCCCGTCTACACCGTGGCCGGCCGGACACATCCCAAGGTCGCCGAACTTCACGGCGAGGCGTACCGGGCGGGTCTGCACCGGCTCGGCGCCGCCCTCGGCATCGCGCAGAACGTGCGCTACGAGTCGGCCTATCTCGACGAGGCGGCACTCGGGGAGCTCATTCGCTCCGCCGACGTCGTCGTGCTGCCGTACGACTCCACCGAGCAGGTCACCTCGGGCGTCCTCGTCGAGGCCGTGGCGGCACGGATCCCGGTCGTCGCCACCGCGTTCCCGCACGCGGTGGAACTGCTCACCGACGGACCCGGCCTGCTCGTGCCCCACAAGAACCCGGCAGCTCTCGCGACTGCCATCAGGAGAATCCTCACCAAGCCCGACCTGGCCGCCACCCTGCGGGAACGCAACGGTCACGCCGAACCGGCGCTGCGGTGGCCCGCGGTCGCCCGGCGATACCACGAACTCGCCGCGACACTCGTCGCCGCCGATGCCCGCCCCGTCACCGTGGCCAGCGCGTGA